One segment of Bacillus alkalisoli DNA contains the following:
- the spoIVB gene encoding SpoIVB peptidase, with protein MTKEIIRKMIGAFLLVSIMVLSFWQPLKDYVQLPTNLTIFEGQGVAFSSSIPASARVVSSHKTLDVAKEDGIVAVSGTNIGEGKVIMELAGFPIKQMNVDVIPEYKVYPGGQSIGVKLNTVGVLVVGHHLVDTTGGKQSPGEIAGVQVGDIITKINGKTIEQMSDVAPFVQESGKTGKPLQLEIAREEKTLETELMPLQDKDEDAYRIGLYIRDSAAGIGTMTFYDPKTMRYGALGHVISDMDTKKPIVVQDGQVVRSTVTSIEKGSNGVPGEKLARFSSDREAIGDITRNSPFGIFGKLHKDIDNGILDEPLPIALPHEVKEGQAKILTVVDNDEVEEFDVEVVSTIVQKFPATKGMVIKITDPVLLEKTGGIVQGMSGSPIIQNGKIIGAVTHVFVNDPTSGYGVHIEWMLNEAGIDIYQKQNKQKAS; from the coding sequence TTGACAAAAGAGATAATAAGAAAAATGATAGGCGCATTTCTCCTTGTTTCCATCATGGTTTTAAGTTTTTGGCAACCTTTAAAGGATTATGTCCAACTTCCTACAAACTTAACCATTTTTGAAGGCCAAGGTGTTGCTTTTTCATCATCAATACCTGCAAGTGCCAGAGTGGTAAGTAGTCATAAAACATTAGATGTGGCGAAAGAAGATGGAATAGTTGCTGTAAGTGGTACGAACATTGGTGAAGGTAAAGTCATAATGGAACTTGCAGGTTTTCCAATTAAGCAAATGAATGTGGATGTTATTCCTGAATACAAAGTGTATCCGGGTGGTCAATCGATTGGCGTCAAATTAAATACGGTCGGTGTACTAGTTGTTGGACATCATTTAGTGGATACAACAGGCGGGAAGCAATCCCCTGGTGAAATAGCTGGGGTTCAAGTTGGCGATATCATTACAAAAATTAATGGTAAAACAATTGAACAGATGAGCGATGTTGCCCCATTTGTGCAAGAGTCTGGAAAGACGGGTAAACCATTACAATTAGAAATAGCTCGAGAAGAGAAAACGTTAGAAACAGAATTAATGCCTTTACAAGATAAAGATGAGGACGCATACCGTATCGGACTATATATTCGTGATTCAGCAGCTGGTATCGGAACGATGACATTTTATGACCCGAAGACAATGAGGTACGGAGCATTGGGTCATGTTATTTCAGATATGGACACGAAAAAACCGATAGTGGTACAAGATGGTCAAGTAGTAAGATCTACCGTTACTTCTATTGAAAAAGGTAGCAACGGTGTGCCAGGTGAAAAGCTAGCCCGCTTTTCGAGTGATCGTGAAGCAATTGGTGACATCACAAGAAATAGCCCATTCGGTATTTTCGGTAAGTTGCATAAAGATATTGATAATGGGATTTTAGATGAGCCACTACCTATCGCCTTACCTCATGAAGTAAAAGAAGGACAAGCAAAGATTTTGACTGTAGTTGATAATGATGAAGTGGAAGAGTTTGATGTGGAAGTTGTCAGTACGATTGTACAAAAGTTTCCTGCTACAAAAGGAATGGTTATTAAAATAACAGACCCAGTTTTATTAGAGAAAACGGGTGGAATTGTACAAGGAATGAGTGGTAGCCCAATTATACAAAATGGGAAAATTATTGGTGCTGTAACGCATGTTTTTGTAAATGATCCAACTAGTGGATATGGTGTTCATATTGAGTGGATGTTAAATGAAGCAGGCATCGATATATATCAAAAGCAAAACAAACAAAAAGCGAGCTAA
- the spo0A gene encoding sporulation transcription factor Spo0A, with protein sequence MKMKVCIVDDNRELVSLLDEYISAQDDMEVVGVAYNGQDCLHVLEEKNPDILVLDIIMPHLDGLAVLEKMRELNMPKHPNVIMLTAFGQEDVTKKAVDLGASYFILKPFDMENLVNHIRQISGKGTPFLKRSTSPQIRQSEPKVKNLDANITSIIHEIGVPAHIKGYLYLREAISMVYNDIELLGSITKVLYPDIAKKFNTTASRVERAIRHAIEVAWSRGNIDSISSLFGYTVSMSKAKPTNSEFIAMVADKLRLEHKAS encoded by the coding sequence ATGAAAATGAAAGTTTGTATTGTAGACGATAATCGTGAATTAGTTAGTTTATTAGATGAATACATTTCCGCTCAGGATGACATGGAAGTAGTGGGTGTAGCATATAACGGACAAGACTGTTTACATGTATTAGAAGAAAAAAATCCAGACATCCTTGTGTTAGATATCATTATGCCTCATCTAGATGGCCTTGCTGTATTAGAAAAAATGCGTGAACTTAATATGCCAAAACATCCAAATGTAATTATGTTAACAGCTTTCGGACAAGAAGACGTAACGAAAAAAGCGGTAGACTTAGGTGCATCGTATTTCATTTTAAAGCCATTTGATATGGAGAACTTAGTGAACCATATTCGTCAAATTAGTGGAAAAGGAACACCGTTCTTGAAGCGTTCAACTAGCCCACAAATTCGCCAAAGTGAACCGAAAGTGAAAAATTTAGATGCTAACATTACATCTATTATTCATGAAATTGGTGTGCCGGCGCATATTAAAGGATATTTATATTTAAGAGAAGCTATTTCAATGGTTTATAATGATATTGAATTATTAGGTTCTATAACAAAAGTACTTTATCCAGACATTGCAAAAAAATTTAACACGACAGCAAGCCGTGTGGAACGTGCAATTCGCCATGCAATTGAAGTAGCTTGGAGTCGCGGAAACATTGACTCGATATCAAGCCTATTCGGCTACACTGTTTCTATGTCAAAAGCAAAGCCTACTAATTCTGAGTTTATCGCAATGGTTGCGGATAAACTTCGCTTAGAGCATAAAGCTTCTTGA
- a CDS encoding STAS domain-containing protein: protein MMNFSITNTFETKRRQMIKEINSIELTSEKAITMSQELDVYINLLQRRYPHQSFQVWCFEQSSHIKASLKGHLDYSSTDQVETFLSSFSKRFSGFESLEIDLSQLTFIDSSGARLLYELIVTAHEIGIQTTISEAKGIVYELLDIMGFFHLVQHI from the coding sequence ATGATGAATTTCTCTATTACTAATACATTCGAAACAAAAAGAAGACAAATGATAAAAGAAATTAATAGTATTGAGTTAACGTCCGAGAAAGCTATCACGATGAGTCAAGAATTAGATGTTTATATAAACTTATTACAACGACGCTATCCTCATCAATCTTTTCAAGTATGGTGTTTTGAGCAGAGTTCCCATATAAAAGCTTCATTAAAAGGACACCTCGACTATTCATCAACAGATCAAGTAGAAACGTTTCTATCTTCTTTTTCTAAACGATTCTCTGGATTTGAATCTTTAGAGATCGATTTATCTCAGCTTACATTTATTGATTCTAGCGGTGCTAGGTTATTGTATGAATTAATTGTTACAGCACACGAAATTGGAATTCAAACTACTATCTCTGAAGCTAAAGGTATAGTTTATGAGCTTCTTGATATAATGGGTTTTTTTCACCTAGTGCAACATATTTAG
- a CDS encoding YycC family protein, which produces MRPLQLSAETAQKLSKALNVSLEQVMHTPQHILIQKLIEIERTEKKEQ; this is translated from the coding sequence TTGCGTCCATTACAATTATCTGCTGAAACAGCACAAAAACTGTCCAAAGCATTAAATGTTTCATTAGAACAAGTTATGCACACTCCGCAACATATTCTTATTCAAAAATTAATAGAAATTGAACGTACAGAGAAAAAAGAACAATAA
- a CDS encoding glycerophosphodiester phosphodiesterase: MSTKIFGHRGSAGTHPENTMISFQQAFKDGADGIELDVQLSKDGIPVVIHDEKVNRTTNGNGLVKDFTVKELKELNAVHKFKDSFSFCEIPTLEEVLVWLEQTNLLLNIELKNGVFFYEGMEEKVIQLVKMYNLEGRVIFSSFNHYSIVKLKELAPEIERAVLYMEGIYKPWEYAKWVGARSIHPYIYAAPSEIILESQQNGIKVRPFTVNDENIMKRLYAEKCEAFFTDYPKEAVEIRDNISN, from the coding sequence ATGAGTACAAAAATATTCGGTCATAGAGGATCAGCGGGAACGCATCCTGAAAATACAATGATTAGTTTTCAGCAAGCTTTTAAAGATGGTGCGGATGGAATTGAGTTAGATGTACAGTTGAGTAAAGATGGCATTCCAGTAGTGATCCATGATGAAAAAGTAAATAGAACGACAAATGGTAATGGGCTTGTGAAAGATTTTACAGTTAAAGAATTAAAAGAATTAAATGCCGTTCATAAATTTAAAGATTCTTTTTCCTTTTGTGAAATACCTACATTAGAAGAAGTTTTAGTTTGGTTAGAGCAAACGAATCTACTCCTCAACATAGAATTAAAAAACGGAGTGTTCTTTTACGAAGGTATGGAAGAAAAAGTCATCCAATTAGTTAAAATGTATAATCTAGAAGGAAGAGTTATATTCTCTAGCTTTAACCATTATAGTATCGTCAAGTTAAAAGAATTAGCTCCTGAAATCGAACGAGCTGTATTGTATATGGAAGGCATATACAAACCATGGGAATACGCAAAATGGGTAGGAGCCCGAAGTATACATCCATATATTTACGCTGCTCCGTCAGAAATCATTTTGGAGTCACAACAAAACGGAATAAAAGTAAGACCTTTTACAGTAAATGATGAGAATATAATGAAAAGGTTATACGCAGAAAAATGTGAAGCTTTCTTCACAGACTACCCAAAAGAAGCAGTGGAAATAAGAGATAATATTAGTAATTAA
- a CDS encoding DUF2627 domain-containing protein, with protein MQRIIALLIVVLPAILAVYGIKLMRDMVFGILVSPIPNLLLQFIIGLLFFLLGLAFVAGFIFHRDRKRNKVQNRFKK; from the coding sequence ATGCAACGAATAATTGCCCTTCTTATAGTGGTATTACCTGCGATTTTAGCGGTTTATGGAATAAAGTTAATGAGGGATATGGTTTTTGGGATATTAGTTTCGCCAATACCAAATTTATTACTTCAATTTATTATAGGTTTATTATTTTTCCTGTTAGGACTAGCATTTGTTGCTGGATTCATTTTTCACCGTGACCGAAAACGAAATAAAGTGCAGAATCGATTCAAAAAATAA